A genomic window from Solanum dulcamara chromosome 11, daSolDulc1.2, whole genome shotgun sequence includes:
- the LOC129872080 gene encoding uncharacterized protein LOC129872080: MLKFFNRGSTGDSPQQDSPSPSPSPSSSPSPSPPKRSSLNVAMGPARPIRFVYCDEKGKFQIDPEALAVLQLVKEPVGVVSVCGRARQGKSFILNQLLGRSSGFQVAPTHRPCTKGIWLWSAPLRRTALDGTEYNLLLLDTEGIDAYDQTGTYSTQIFSLAVLLSSMFVYNQMGGIDEAALDRLSLVTEMTKHIRVRASGGRTSASELGQFSPIFVWLLRDFYLDLTEDNHKITPRDYLELALRPAQGGRRDVAAKNEIRESIRALFPDRECFTLVRPLSNENELQRLDQIPIEKLRPEFKAGLDALTRFVFERTKPKQFGATVMTGPIFARITQSFVDALNNGAVPTITSSWQSVEEAECQRAYDMAAEMYMSSFDRSKPPEEAALREAHEDAIQKSMAAFNATAVGAGSIRTKYEKRLQNFIKKAFEDIRKDAFRESSLQCSNAIQDMENRLRKACHAPDAKVDTVLKVLDDSVSKYEATCQGPEKWRKLLVFLQQSLEGPLADLINKQIDQIGSEKTALALKCRSIEDKMSFLNKQLEASEKFKSEYLKRYEDATSDKKKLAEDYASRITNLQSKHSTLEERYASLSKALDSTRTESMEWKRKYEQVLSKQKAEEEQANAEISILKSRTSAAEARVNAAKEQAESAQEEAEEWRRKYGIAAKEAKNALEKAAAVQERTNKQAQLREDNLRDEFSSTLANKEEEIKEKAAKLEQAEQRLSTLNLELKVAESKIKNYDLEVSSLKREIKEFGERLERINATAQSFEREVRILEQEKVHLEQKYRSELSRFEDVQDRFKSAEREAKRATELADKARVEAATAQKEKSEIHRVAMERLAQIERNERNIQNLERQRDDLADELERFRASEFDAQSKVTTLEARVEEREKEIESLLKSNNEQRASTVQVLESLLGTERAARAEANNRAEALSVQLQTTQGKLDLLQQQLTKVRLNETALDSKLRTASHGKRARIEEYEAGVESVLDRGTNDRVTRGNKRSKSTTSPMAVTCPEEEVSEFRGYDVTSSQQTNTEDYTKYTVQKLKQELTKHNFGAELLLLKNPNKKDILALYEKCVLQKS, from the exons ATGTTGAAGTTTTTCAACAGAGGCTCCACCGGAGACTCGCCGCAGCAAGATTCTCCGTCACCGTCGCCGTCTCCATCGTCGTCGCCATCTCCGTCACCTCCAAAGCGCTCCTCTCTCAATGTTGCTATGGGACCAGCGAGGCCGATACGTTTCGTGTATTGCGACGAGAAAGGGAAGTTCCAGATCGATCCCGAAGCCCTAGCGGTACTTCAGCTTGTCAAGGAGCCAGTTGGTGTTGTCTCGGTTTGCGGTCGCGCTCGTCAAGGCAAGAGCTTTATATTAAACCAG CTTCTTGGGAGGAGCAGTGGCTTTCAAGTAGCACCAACTCATCGCCCATGTACCAAAGGCATTTGGTTGTGGAGTGCACCTTTACGAAGAACAGCTCTTGATGGAACAGAATACAACCTTCTTCTGCTGGACACTGAAGGAATAGATGCTTATGATCAAACG GGAACATACAGCACTCAGATATTCTCCTTGGCAGTCCTCCTCTCGAGTATGTTTGTTTATAACCAG atGGGTGGTATTGATGAAGCTGCACTTGATCGCCTCTCTCTCGTCACTGAAATGACTAAGCATATACGTGTTAGAGCTTCTGGAGGAAGGACCAGTGCCTCTGAGCTTGGACAGTTCTCCCCAATCTTCGTTTGGTTGCTTAGG GATTTTTATTTAGACTTGACTGAGGATAATCACAAGATAACACCACGGGACTACCTAGAGCTTGCTTTGCGGCCAGCTCAAGGTGGTAGGAGAGATGTAGCTGCTAAAAATGAG ATTAGGGAGTCCATTCGTGCTCTTTTCCCTGACAGAGAATGCTTCACCCTTGTGCGGCCACTGAGCAACGAAAATGAGCTCCAACGGCTTGACCAAATACCT ATAGAAAAACTAAGGCCAGAGTTTAAAGCAGGTCTTGATGCTTTGACAAGATTTGTTTTTGAGAGGACTAAACCCAAGCAGTTTGGAGCTACTGTAATGACAGGGCCGATATTTGCCCGTATAACTCAGTCCTTCGTTGATGCTCTTAACAATGGGGCAGTGCCCACAATTACATCTTCATGGCAG AGTGTTGAGGAAGCTGAGTGTCAAAGAGCATATGATATGGCTGCTGAAATGTACATGTCTTCTTTTGATCGTTCTAAGCCTCCGGAGGAA GCAGCACTAAGAGAAGCACATGAAGATGCTATCCAGAAGTCCATGGCTGCATTTAATGCTACAGCTGTAGGGGCTGGATCCATCAGAACCAAATATGAGAAACGTCTCCAAAATTTTATAAAGAAAGCATTTGAG GACATTAGAAAGGATGCTTTTAGGGAGTCTTCTCTACAATGTTCAAATGCGATACAGGACATGGAAAATAGGCTGAGAAAAGCTTGTCATGCTCCTGATGCAAAAGTAGATACCGTGCTCAAA GTTCTTGATGATTCTGTGTCCAAATATGAAGCAACGTGTCAAGGTCCTGAAAAATGGAGAAAGCTATTAGTCTTCTTACAACAAAG TTTGGAGGGTCCACTTGCTGATCTCATCAATAAACAAATAGACCAAATTGGGTCAGAGAAAACTGCACTTGCATTGAAGTGTCGTTCCATTGAGGATAAGATGAGTTTCCTTAACAAACAACTGGAAGCTAGTGAGAAGTTTAAATCTGAATATTTGAAGCGCTATGAAGATGCCACTAGTGACAAGAAGAAGCttgcagaagattatgcaagcCGTATTACAAATTTGCAGAGTAAACATAGTACGTTAGAAGAAAGATATGCCAGCCTATCAAAAGCATTAGATTCTACTAGAACTGAGTCCATGGAATGGAAAAGGAAATATGAGCAGGTACTTTCGAAACAGAAGGCTGAGGAGGAACAGGCAAATGCAGAGATAAGTATTCTGAAGTCGAGAACTAGTGCTGCAGAAGCAAGGGTTAATGCTGCCAAAGAGCAAGCTGAATCTGCTCAAGAGGAGGCAGAGGAGTGGAGACGTAAATACGGCATTGCTGCCAAGGAAGCAAAGAATGCTCTTGAGAAGGCAGCAGCTGTCCAAGAGCGCACTAACAAGCAAGCACAATTGAGAGAAGATAATTTACGGGATGAATTTTCGAGTACTTTGGCTAATAAG GAAGAGGAGATTAAGGAGAAGGCAGCGAAACTTGAGCAGGCTGAGCAGCGTTTGTCAACATTAAATTTGGAGTTGAAG GTTGCTGAGTCAAAGATAAAGAACTATGATCTGGAAGTCTCGTCCTTAAAGCGTGAAATTAAGGAATTTGGTGAAAGGTTGGAGCGCATCAATGCTACTGCACAATCATTTGAAAGAGAAGTAAGGATTCTGGAACAGGAGAAAGTTCATCTGGAGCAGAAGTATCGGTCTGAGTTGAGTAGATTTGAAGATGTGCAGGATAGATTTAAATCAGCTGAAAGAGAGGCGAAAAGAGCAACTGAGCTGGCTGATAAAGCAAGGGTTGAAGCAGCTACTGCCCAGAAAGAAAAGAGTGAAATCCATCGAGTAGCTATGGAAAGGTTGGCTCAGATTGAGAGGAATGAGAGAAATATACAAAACTTGGAGAGGCAAAGAGATGACTTGGCCGATGAATTAGAGAGGTTTCGTGCATCTGAGTTTGATGCGCAGTCAAAAGTTACAACTTTGGAGGCCAGAGTCGAAGAAAGGGAAAAGGAAATTGAATCACTTCTGAAATCAAATAATGAACAGAGAGCCAGTACTGTGCAAGTCCTTGAGAGTTTGTTGGGGACTGAGCGTGCTGCGCGTGCTGAGGCAAACAACAGGGCAGAAGCACTATCTGTTCAGTTGCAAACTACACAAGGAAAGCTGGATCTTCTTCAGCAACAGTTAACTAAAGTTCGGCTGAATGAAACAGCATTAGATAGCAAACTTAGAACTGCTTCCCATGGAAAACGTGCCAGGATAGAAGAATATGAAGCCGGTGTTGAATCTGTTCTTGATAGGGGCACAAATGATAGAGTAACCAGGGGAAATAAGAGGTCAAAGAGTACAACCAGCCCCATGGCAGTCACCTGCCCAGAAGAGGAAGTCTCCGAGTTTAGGGGATATGATGTTACTAGTAGTCAACAAACAAATACCGAGGATTATACTAAATACACGGTGCAGAAACTGAAGCAAGAGCTCACAAAGCATAACTTTGGTGCTGAACTGCTCCTATTGAAAAATCCCAACAAGAAGGATATTCTAGCTTTATATGAGAAGTGTGTTCTCCAGAAATCGTAA
- the LOC129872081 gene encoding NAC domain-containing protein 73, protein MTWCSQSTAGLPIISSSSEEEDQENNVIKITSKTRFITCPSCGNNIHLQHQRGILHDLPGLPAGVKFDPSDGEILEHLEAKVLSDTHKIHPLIDDFILTIDGQNGICYTHPQKLPGVSKDGQVRHFFHRPSKAYTTGTRKRRKVHTEIDGGETRWHKTGKTRPVYIGGVLKGYKKILVLYTNYGRQRKPEKTNWVMHQYHLGGNEEEKDGELVVSKVFYQTQPRQCGSLSIKKPLLDNNIINPVLKTTNFVDYYNPNPFISYNVESQSSPHELIQNLVVHGDSSSFVIPSEASKEK, encoded by the exons ATGACATGGTGCAGTCAATCAACAGCCGGCCTCCCaataatatcatcatcatcagaagaagaagatcaggaaaataatgttattaagatcacatcaaaaacTAGATTCATAACTTGTCCATCATGTGGAAATAACATACACCTTCAACATCAG AGGGGAATACTACATGATTTGCCTGGTCTACCAGCTGGAGTGAAGTTTGATCCATCAGATGGAGAGATTCTTGAGCATTTAGAAGCAAAAGTCCTTTCAGATACTCATAAAATTCATCCCCTTATTGATGATTTCATATTGACCATTGATGGACAAAATGGTATTTGCTACACTCATCCACAGAAATTACCAG GAGTGAGCAAAGATGGTCAAGTGCGTCACTTCTTTCATCGTCCATCGAAAGCATACACGACGGGGACTAGAAAACGTCGAAAGGTACACACTGAAATTGATGGTGGTGAAACAAGATGGCACAAGACAGGTAAAACCAGACCAGTTTATATAGGTGGAGTACTCAAAGGTTACAAGAAAATTTTGGTACTCTACACAAATTATGGTAGGCAAAGAAAGCCTGAGAAGACAAATTGGGTAATGCACCAATATCACTTAGGTGGAAATGAGGAAGAAAAAGATGGAGAATTAGTTGTTTCAAAAGTTTTCTACCAAACACAACCTAGACAATGTGGATCATTAAGCATAAAAAAACCATTACTTGACAACAATATTATTAACCCTGTCCTGAAAACAACGAATTTCGTcgattattataatcctaatcctttcatttcatataatgTTGAGAGCCAAAGCTCACCTCATGAGCTAATCCAAAATTTGGTTGTTCATGGTGATAGCTCATCTTTTGTTATACCTTCAGAAGCAAGCAAAGAGAAATGA
- the LOC129874446 gene encoding cytosolic sulfotransferase 17-like → MCSAPKTGCTWLKVLCYAIATRDRFNMENNPLLTNLPHALIPSLEFDLAKNPNIDAQNIPLIATHLPFDALPKSVQSLDGTKMIYLCREPKDTFISLWHFMQRFRWLQQGESDRATELLISFEEEFELFCEGKTIWGPYWDHVLGYWKQSLDKPESLLFLKYEELTKDTLFYVRKLA, encoded by the coding sequence ATGTGCAGTGCTCCTAAAACTGGTTGCACATGGCTCAAAGTTCTGTGTTACGCGATTGCAACTAGAGATCGTTTTAATATGGAAAACAACCCTTTGCTTACTAATCTTCCTCATGCTCTCATCCCTTCATTGGAATTTGATCTTGCCAAAAATCCTAATATTGACGCTCAAAATATTCCTCTTATAGCCACTCATTTGCCTTTCGATGCTTTACCCAAATCTGTCCAGTCCTTAGACGGTACAAAGATGATCTACTTGTGTAGGGAACCTAAGGACACTTTCATTTCTCTTTGGCATTTCATGCAAAGATTTAGGTGGCTGCAGCAAGGAGAGTCGGATAGAGCAACAGAATTGTTAATTTCCTTTGAGGAAGAGTTCGAGTTGTTCTGTGAAGGGAAAACAATATGGGGACCGTACTGGGATCATGTTTTGGGGTACTGGAAACAAAGTTTAGACAAGCCAGAATCACTATTGTTTCTCAAATATGAAGAATTAACAAAAGACACATTGTTCTACGTGAGAAAATTGGCTTAG